The DNA window AAAGACCCGAACGGCCTGACCGAGGACGAACGCCGTCTGGTCAAACGTAATCTGGGTTTCTTTGTCACCGCCGACTCGCTGGCGGCGAATAACATCGTGCTCGGCACCTACCGCCACATCACCAATCCGGAATGCCGCCAGTATTTGCTGCGCCAGGCGTTCGAAGAAGCGATTCACACCCATGCGTATCAGTACATCGTCGAATCGCTGGGGCTGGACGAAGGCGAAATCTTCAACGCCTACCACGAAGTATCGTCGATCCGCGACAAAGACGAATTTTTGATTCCGTTCATCGACACGCTGACCAATCCGCACTTCAAAACCGGCACCTTGGAAACCGACCAGCAATTGCTCAAAAGCCTGATCGTGTTCGCCTGCATCATGGAAGGGCTGTTCTTCTATGTCGGCTTCACGCAGATTCTGGCGTTGGGGCGGCAAAACAAAATGACCGGCGCGGCGGAACAATACCAATACATCCTGCGCGACGAATCAATGCATTGTAATTTCGGCATCGACGTGATCAACCAGATTAAAATGGAAAACCCGCAATTGTGGACCAAAGCGTTCCGCGATGAAATCGGTGCGCTGATGCAAAAAGCCGTGGCGCTGGAATACCGCTACGCCGAAGACACCATGCCGCGCGGCGTGCTCGGCATGAACGCGCCGATGTTCAAGGAATACCTGCGCTACATCGCCAACCGCCGCTGCCAGCAAATCGGCCTGGACGCGCTGTACCCGAACGCCAACAACCCGTTCCCGTGGATGTCGGAAATGATCGATTTGAAGAAAGAAAAGAATTTCTTTGAAACGCGGGTGACCGAGTATCAAACGGGGGGGGCGTTGAGTTGGGATTGAGGGTTGTTGGATAATCGCAATCGGTGTCATTCAGTTTAGGCGATATTTTTTGATTTATTATGATTATACCGTAACAAGCCAATGAGTCTCGCCTTACAAAAAGTCACCGACGCAGAGTTACGAAGTATCTGCAAAGAACGAATCGAAGCTCTTGAGCATTGGCTTCGTCGCCTAATAGATGACCAGTTGGCGCCAACATACGGTGATTACTTCACGCATGCCGATGCAAATGGCACTAATCTAATTAAGAAAAACCTCTCAGAACAGGTCAAGAATCGTCAAATGAATGAGCCTACTCGCTACCCTCGCAAAATTGACGCGGTATTGCTAAAGGATGCCGTAGACATCATCTGTAAGGAAGAATTGTTTAGCAAGCATTTCAAGAAGCCGCTCTCAGAAGCTTTTCCAAATGGACGAGAGGAAGCGAAAACGTTTCTCTGTCGCTTACTTGTTCCTCGAAACAATCTTGCGCACGCAAATGCAATTAGTATTAGGCAAGCTGAACAAATCGTCTGCTACGTAAACGACGTCATCGAATCCCTGAAAAATTATTACCGTGAGTGCGGAATGCATCAAGATTACAATGTACCTCTAATCCTCAAGGTAACCGACTCGTTTGGGCAAGTATTTACGCGCAGTCAGTTTAGACCGTGCCACGATGGCGGAATTATGGAGACGTTTCTTGATCAGCCTCAATATTTTCTCCATCCAGGTGACACGCTAGTTCTTGAGCTGGAAGTAGATCCGTCATTCAATCCTGATACCTATACTCTCACCTGGGGATCAGTAAAAGATGATGGATTATCCTCCCTGACCGGTCCTCGCATTGTTATTCCAATTACGAACAAGCACGTCTGTCAGCAGTTTGGTATTCAGTGTCGGTTGACAACTAAGAACGATTGGCATCGCATGCAAATGGGAGTCGATGACTTTCTAATACTCTCTTATAAAGTTTTACCACCTAAATGAAGGTATCAGGGCATAACCTTGCGTCACCGGATGCAGCTCGTAGATACTCTCTCTTTTTGCAAATGATTTTTGAGAAATCATTTGCAAAAAGAGAGAGTATCTACGGGTTGTTCTCATTGAAGATAACACAGCGCTTATTGCAGAATTTCAAGAAATAAAGTTTCACAAAGATCTGAACCCTTATATTTTTGTTGAAATACTTATTTTAGGCTTATAATAATAAGTGTGAATGACATTGACTGGAAACCCAAAGCGCTTAAGCAGGTTGAAAAAATCAAGGCTGCCGCCGTGCGCAAACGAATTTTTACTGAAGTCCAGTTGCTGGCTGATTTTCCGGATTGCCAAGGTGTCAAGAAACTTGCCAATCATGCGTATAGCTACCGGCTGCGGGTTGGCGATTATCGGGTATTTTTCGAGTTTGATGGCAGCGTGCATGTTATTCCATTTCTAAATCAAACATGAGTTTGTCAGCTATCCTTGTCGTATTAATTATACTGTCCTTCGGATAGCTTTCGCGTCATGTCTGATTTAGAAACGGAATTATTGATATTGAGGAGGTGAAAAACGCGATGAGCGCACTTATTAATTACCAAACCATCCTGGATAGCAACGAAAAACCGGCTTTTGTCGTCGTGCCTTATGCCGAGTTTGTCAAACTGCCCGGCGTAGTACGCCCGGGCACGATCCCCAACGAGGTTGCCGGTAAACGCATCATGAATGAAGTCAGTATGCTCGCCGCCTGGCGCGAATACCTGATGCTGACGCAAGAGGAAATGGCTAAACGCATGGGGATTACGCAAGCCGGTTACGCGCAGATCGAATCTGCCAAACGCCCGCGTAAGGCAACACTTGAGAAAGCCGCAGCGGCGATGGGTATTACCTTGGATCAACTCGCGTATTGAAGGGCGCGTTTGGAGCTCGTAGCTTGTAGATACTCTCTCTTTTTGCAAATGATTTTTAAGAAATCATGTTGTTTCCATACGAAAAAACATACGGCCATCAAAAGGCTGTTTGCTGCGTAACATGCCGTAAATTGCATGCAGTATTTTGCGCATGACTGCACATAATGCTTGGATTTTCAGTAACCCACGTTTTTCCTGTAAATGTTTGTAGTAAGCTGCAACATGAGGCTCGCTGCGGCTTGCCACCAACGCAGGCATGTATAAGGCTTGGCGGATATACCGGTTGCCTGCTTTACTAATCCTTGTTTGCTTGACCACGCTACCGCCCGATTCAAAGTGCCTCGGATCCAAGCCTGCATAGGCTACCCATTGTTTGATCGTTAAATCATCAGGCATAGTCAATAGTTCGCCTAGCAACTGAATGGCAGAGGCTTCGGCAATACCTTTCATGCTAGTAATCAAGGCAAAAATCTCACGTAATTCTTGGTTTCTGTTAATAATGCTCAATGCGTTGATACGGAAACCAGCAATTTGTTCTTCAAGTGTGCCAATCAAACTTTTGTCTGCGTGAGGATCACTTCCGGTGTTTCCTGAGTCACCATCAATGCACCTAACTGATTCTTCACCTGCGCTTTGATTTTGTTGGTTGCGGAAATGCGGCGCGCTAAAGCGCGTAACGCAAGCGCTTCTTCACTTGGGCGCTGCCATTGAACAAGCGGCATCCGCTCGGCATAGCTCGCCAATACATCCGCATCAATACTGTCGGTCTTACACCGCTGCATCAGTGCCTTGGCAAAGTTATGAGCAGCTTTGGGATTGATTACCGTTACCGTAATCTTTTCGGAACGGCTCAAGGCAACGGCCAGATCAAAGTGATGCATACCTGTCGCTTCCATACACACGATGCTTTCACCCTGCAATTTTGAATCAAAGCAACTAAGCGTTTATGATCTTCCGGTGCATTCTCATACGGTTGTGCTTTTCGATGCTTGCCATTAACACTGACCACCACACTCAATGCTTTACCTGAAACATCAATACCAATGTGATTCATTGCTTATCACCTCGAAATCATTTTTGTTATCATGCTTTCTGGTTTCCCTGACCCTGGCACTTCATCTATCTTCCTTGCAAATTCAGGTTCAGAAGCTAAGCTTACAGACCTTGGATACTCCACGATATGGATGACGAGGGCGGGGAGCCTTTCTACGTACAAGCTCGGAGCTTAAGGTTGGGTCGACTTCCCCAGAAATTGGTATTACTCTAATACAATTTTCTTGTCGGGTTAATATACAAGGTTGGGGTAAGGCACGAACCCCAACATCAACAAAATCGCCAATCGTTGAGCTTCATTTCATTCAAACCAACCTACGGGTTGTTGCCATTGAGGATGATGCGGTACCCGGCGGCAGTATGGGGGGGGTATATTCCGCTCATAATGCTGGTTGCAATCGCGAGGAGCCTTGTAATCGGATAAAACATTTAGCAGTCGTGGCGACCTCGGATAGAAAACATCATATATGCAATGAATGAAACGCTAAACCGGAATCTTATGGAAACACTAAATTATTCGTCACACCGGCGAAGGCCGGTGTCCAGTTCGTTGTTTTTTCTGGATTCCGGCCTTCGCCGGAATGACAAATTTAGAATAATTCAGCGGCTTGTTAGTAAACCGGTACTCCAATTCATCCCATTTAGTGAGGTAACTACCCATGCAAATCCGTGAAGAAAAAGACACCATGGGGCCGGTGCAAGTGCCCGCCGAAGCCCTGTGGGGCGCGCAAACGCAGCGCTCGTTGCAGAATTTCAAGATTTCCGGTGAGTGCATGCCGGTGGCGTTGATTCATGCGCTGGCCAAGGTCAAGCGTGCCGCCGCCAAAGTCAACCACGATCTGGGAGTGCTCAATGCCGCCAGCGCCGCGGCGATCATCGAGGCGGCCGACGAAGTGATCGCGGGGGATTTCGACGACCAATTTCCGTTGGTGGTGTGGCAAACCGGTTCCGGTACGCAGACCAACATGAACGTGAATGAGGTGCTGGCGAACCGGGCATCGGAAATTCTCGGTGGCGGGCGCGGCGCGGATCGCAAAGTGCACCCGAACGACGACGTCAATAAAGGGCAATCGTCCAACGATGTGTTCCCGACCGCGATGCATGTCGCCGCCATGCAGGAGTTGCAGCATCACTTGATTCCGGCCATTCAGTTGTTGCGTGAAACCTTGGCCACCAAAGCGCAAGCTTTCAATGCCATCGTCAAAATCGGCCGCACGCATTTACAGGATGCGACACCGCTCACTTTGGGGCAGGAATTTTCCGGTTATGTCGCGCAATTGGATCACGGCTTGCGGCATGTGCAAGCGTCGATGGGTCATGTGTGCGAGCTGGCGCTTGGTGGCACGGCGGTCGGCACGGGACTCAATGCGCATCCGGAATTCGCCGCTCGCGTGGCGGCTGAATTGTCGCGACTGAGCGGACTTCCTTTTATCACCGCGCCGAATAAGTTTGAAGCGCTGGCCAGTAACGATGCCTTGGTGCACGCGCACGGCGCATTGAAAACATTGGCTGCGTCGTTGATGAAAATCGCCAACGATATCCGCTGGCTGGCATCTGGACCGCGTTGCGGCATCGGCGAATTGCGCATTCCCGAGAACGAGCCGGGCAGTTCAATCATGCCGGGCAAGGTCAATCCGACGCAATCGGAAGCGATGACGATGGTGTGCTGCCAAGTGATGGGCAACGATGTCGCGGTCAACATGGGCGGCGCGCTGGGGAATTTTGAATTAAACGTGATGAAACCGCTGATCATTCATAATTTCCTGCAAAGCGTGCGGCTGCTGGCGGACGCGATGGTGAGTTTCAACGAGCATTGCGCCACCGGCATCGAAGCCAATGTCGAGCGAATCGATGCGCTGATGCACAATTCGTTGATGCTGGTGACCGCGTTGAATCCGCATATCGGTTACGACAAGGCCGCCGAAATCGCCAAAAAAGCGCACCGCGAGGGCACGACGTTGAAAGCCGCCGCAATTGCGACCGGTTATCTGACGGCGGAGCAATTCGATGCCTGGGTGGTGCCGGAAAAAATGACGGGTCAATAGCCAATTTTAAGAGCTTGCTTTAATGATGGCATTTCCCGCTGACTGTTTTGCACCCGTTACGCGCCGCGAACGCTTTGCGTGGTGCATGTACGATTTCGCCAATTCCGGCTATACCACGGTCATTCTGACCGCTATTTTCAATGCGTATTTCGTCGGCGTGATTGCCGCTGGCAGCGGCAACGGTTCGGCGACGCTGCTGTGGACGCTGACCATGGCGGCCGCCAATGCGCTGGTGTTGTTGAGTGCGCCGGTCGTGGGCGCCATCGCCGATTATTCCGGGGCGAAAAAGCGTTTTCTGGCCGTAACGACGGTGGGTTGCGTACTGTTTACCGCGTTATTGTATTTTGCCGGGCCGGGCGATATCGCCTTGGCGGTTGTGCTGGTGATTCTGGCGACGGTGATGTTCGCCAGCGGCGAAAACCTGATCGCGGCCTTTCTGCCGGAAATCAGCACGCCGCAAACGATCGGGCGGCTGTCCGGTTATGGCTGGGCGCTGGGCTATTTGGGCGGTTTATTGACGTTGGCGTTGTGTCTCGGTTATGTCACGTACGCAGAAAAGCAGGGCATGGAAGCCGCGCAGTATGTGCCGGTGACCAATCTGATTGTGGCGACGTTGTTTGCTATCGCCGCGTTGCCGACTTTGTTATGGCTGCGCGAGCGCGCGGCTGTGGCGGAATCATTTGATAGTACGCATATCGTGCGGCAAGGCTTTGGTCGTTTGCGTGCCACGCTGCGCCAAGCCCGTCTGCATACCGATTTATTCCGTTTTTTGCTGGCGCTGACTACATATTATGCCGGCATCCATATCGTGATCGTGCTAGCGGCGGTGTACGCGCAAGAAGTGATGGGGTTCAAAACGCAGGATACGATTGTTCTGATTATGGTGGTGAATGTGACGGCAGCCATCGGCGCTTTCCTATTCGGTCATTTGCAGGATCGCATCGGTTCGCTGCGGTGTATCGCGATCACGCTGGTGATTTGGATTGCAGCGATTATTTGCGCGTATTTTGCGGTTGATGAATTTCTATTCTGGGTTGCCGCCAATTTGATCGGCACCGCACTCGGTGGCGCGCAATCGGCAGGAAGGGCGCTGGTGGGTCAATTTACACCATCCGGGCGGCAAGGTGAGTTTTTCGGTTTGTGGGGACTGGCAACGAAATTGTCGGCGATCGTCGGTCCACTCACGTACGGCGCAATGGTTTATGTGTTTGCCGGGGATCACCGTATCGCGTTACTCAGCACGCTGGTGTTTTTTGTTCTCGGTCTGGCGATGCTGGCAACGGTCGATGAGAAAAGAGGGCGCGAGATGGCGGGAATCGATTACTGATGGATTTTCTTTGAAACTGAGAAGAATTTCTGCAGGGAATTTTCCGGAGTTTTGCTGCTGACTGCCTGAAGGCGCCTGTAGGAACATTAGATCCTACAGGGTGTACCTCAACTACATTGGACGATAAATCGTCTTAATAATTACTCAAGTAACTATTATT is part of the Gammaproteobacteria bacterium genome and encodes:
- a CDS encoding helix-turn-helix transcriptional regulator, which gives rise to MSALINYQTILDSNEKPAFVVVPYAEFVKLPGVVRPGTIPNEVAGKRIMNEVSMLAAWREYLMLTQEEMAKRMGITQAGYAQIESAKRPRKATLEKAAAAMGITLDQLAY
- a CDS encoding IS110 family transposase; its protein translation is MIGTLEEQIAGFRINALSIINRNQELREIFALITSMKGIAEASAIQLLGELLTMPDDLTIKQWVAYAGLDPRHFESGGSVVKQTRISKAGNRYIRQALYMPALVASRSEPHVAAYYKHLQEKRGLLKIQALCAVMRKILHAIYGMLRSKQPFDGRMFFRMETT
- a CDS encoding transposase codes for the protein MEATGMHHFDLAVALSRSEKITVTVINPKAAHNFAKALMQRCKTDSIDADVLASYAERMPLVQWQRPSEEALALRALARRISATNKIKAQVKNQLGALMVTQETPEVILTQTKV
- a CDS encoding type II toxin-antitoxin system RelE/ParE family toxin — translated: MNDIDWKPKALKQVEKIKAAAVRKRIFTEVQLLADFPDCQGVKKLANHAYSYRLRVGDYRVFFEFDGSVHVIPFLNQT
- a CDS encoding ribonucleotide-diphosphate reductase subunit beta translates to MLTFDDEPLQPEVPPVNAMPRTALHDFELPLTTPARDDRDHSSASRPIGMEGADDVAGSANRRISVEDKSIINCKADVNQLVPFKYKWAWDKYLGACANHWMPQEISMSRDIALWKDPNGLTEDERRLVKRNLGFFVTADSLAANNIVLGTYRHITNPECRQYLLRQAFEEAIHTHAYQYIVESLGLDEGEIFNAYHEVSSIRDKDEFLIPFIDTLTNPHFKTGTLETDQQLLKSLIVFACIMEGLFFYVGFTQILALGRQNKMTGAAEQYQYILRDESMHCNFGIDVINQIKMENPQLWTKAFRDEIGALMQKAVALEYRYAEDTMPRGVLGMNAPMFKEYLRYIANRRCQQIGLDALYPNANNPFPWMSEMIDLKKEKNFFETRVTEYQTGGALSWD
- a CDS encoding MFS transporter — its product is MAFPADCFAPVTRRERFAWCMYDFANSGYTTVILTAIFNAYFVGVIAAGSGNGSATLLWTLTMAAANALVLLSAPVVGAIADYSGAKKRFLAVTTVGCVLFTALLYFAGPGDIALAVVLVILATVMFASGENLIAAFLPEISTPQTIGRLSGYGWALGYLGGLLTLALCLGYVTYAEKQGMEAAQYVPVTNLIVATLFAIAALPTLLWLRERAAVAESFDSTHIVRQGFGRLRATLRQARLHTDLFRFLLALTTYYAGIHIVIVLAAVYAQEVMGFKTQDTIVLIMVVNVTAAIGAFLFGHLQDRIGSLRCIAITLVIWIAAIICAYFAVDEFLFWVAANLIGTALGGAQSAGRALVGQFTPSGRQGEFFGLWGLATKLSAIVGPLTYGAMVYVFAGDHRIALLSTLVFFVLGLAMLATVDEKRGREMAGIDY
- the fumC gene encoding class II fumarate hydratase — protein: MQIREEKDTMGPVQVPAEALWGAQTQRSLQNFKISGECMPVALIHALAKVKRAAAKVNHDLGVLNAASAAAIIEAADEVIAGDFDDQFPLVVWQTGSGTQTNMNVNEVLANRASEILGGGRGADRKVHPNDDVNKGQSSNDVFPTAMHVAAMQELQHHLIPAIQLLRETLATKAQAFNAIVKIGRTHLQDATPLTLGQEFSGYVAQLDHGLRHVQASMGHVCELALGGTAVGTGLNAHPEFAARVAAELSRLSGLPFITAPNKFEALASNDALVHAHGALKTLAASLMKIANDIRWLASGPRCGIGELRIPENEPGSSIMPGKVNPTQSEAMTMVCCQVMGNDVAVNMGGALGNFELNVMKPLIIHNFLQSVRLLADAMVSFNEHCATGIEANVERIDALMHNSLMLVTALNPHIGYDKAAEIAKKAHREGTTLKAAAIATGYLTAEQFDAWVVPEKMTGQ